The following are encoded in a window of Vespula vulgaris chromosome 8, iyVesVulg1.1, whole genome shotgun sequence genomic DNA:
- the LOC127065698 gene encoding uncharacterized protein LOC127065698 isoform X4 produces the protein MAAPQASSRLEMLQARFQQKQLQEKEQKLLQLYDQQQQRAYQVAQRGSSGSNGSGQGSSTVNHHHQIVTRTSSSGHMTSTSQATKVKQVFNDRRQTNVKGIDRSYPLEPLDNKTRKQPISNGIGNSRNNGLTVNRQSITVKRVTRSDVNSNVNDGKPIVSYHEEIARESSSSRDVPSNESRKEDDVEVFGNENRTTHYVNGNYPDQIQIREIMDEDTIQRNRMMAKLHLMQYDETLKYRVKNDLESEEFPEDLLVEVTDKVPKRTVSKKLSQAEARLERFKNMNAKRNNASKLSNSTTTGGKKRSEPLLPARTTSRDGSNGVTTSATTTKTKTGHVREKRSNKSKTEKTRVKYGQEPFEKSKTEEAKSKKIRYDRKTGTSAGSSIFQKRKADVPTVDETIYRRDSPRFFSKESEKSATKISIDTLDISTRTSKPSSNTKRPVASPKVFLRKLNNFPIARSNNDKRSYKREASTFSPYRRRSESSTTTSVESKHSPSPELISIVEKRDTSPEFFCVETEKSATTMSLKPRRKSTDEDKRDGIISSKDFQSNMFEKMIAKQSPSYLKLERKIRKSSDSSDISNKSFNFELKSPRDSINNLRSIQLIRNVMKRQNAGQEDTKDQNRSKIDSIKYSSISSKTKENKRDDSKVSVNKKSPVDTIKKSFLKIDLKDTTDLKNASSNRGRKLSLKTTDTNLQSSPKSPKSPKSTKSFTPTEVDTEIQEITMTDQHMRYDDNTSKRKEKKDIKKLMTDETYSKSSGKKLKNSDKIRSANLFTYPIRREGKKRNSVLESNIFHRTNETDEVQTFQESNRSLNEKSWKKQEIESIDLKGLTSSKSSKRHLSKNEKIIVSVPKRRNSKDLKAIKNESLRSKTSSLCSNEDRMSKNRSTNVSLKDITFDESRKEIRERSTSPLYKRVLQSPTEQIKSEGAKEELLRSTELIRRVIKAQHSDKQEMSNLKFTESVTKNESNDIYSNRILMISSPTNTNYYGRTDSIESALKRFDSIGAESEYQDTIGRDCVDGITHDLSSKINVEKISTTISSEPKESIKTKARSKRLESSQVKMDRSKFDSKRKNTNGSILKKSPGHSRKILLTKIDSLREGRIKGKKIAEAKDSMKIARTPKSRSPICKRKLFHDPGFEKENERVCTSSVNYPFHKQKTNDFLRRSMEISTRENKKKHEEEDCTLLVKPLRSIEDIRKSILSDSSGTTVVALTQITNIDPARQAEMGSAIANEILKASTKSERQSRIVVDSDPLNKKRFPSNDRSKNNSHLRDYGKILSKNSMRFGRITKSPSPDSTNSKKSSDNDCRTIVTRRSVPSSPSKSPDILPRRVSTESKTQETKPSIKASFVKASDSITSKRSATRADVPNVFQNGLHLQEQIVERKEQNDVPKKCQAFTIDFEERSFSKSNDSTDSKRPLAKKQSMEKQQTSSATSGRPTSSTSSASSGNTTQAHISNSKGRMATRARTPISASPTSKGHSAKGGTSQNTTENLIACKVCGRRFAQDRVNLHEQICAKTMQKKRKQFDTTMYRVKGTELESFVKKSSKKSDLKPKKPEVKSNWRRKHEEFINAIRSAKQVQAHLAAGGRLSDLPPPPVSDTSDYIQCPHCGRKFNQAAAERHIPKCEHMLHNKPSSRPPPPRPRR, from the exons ATGGCAGCACCACAGGCGTCATCGCGTCTCGAGATGCTGCAG GCCCGCTTTCAACAGAAGCAGCTGCAGGAGAAGGAACAGAAATTACTGCAGCTTTACGACCAACAACAGCAGAGGGCATATCAGGTGGCACAAAGAGGCAGCTCAGGATCGAATGGCTCTGGCCAAGGGAGCTCAACGGTTAACCACCATCACCAGATTGTTACAAGGACTTCTTCCTCCGGTCACATGACCTCGACCTCGCAAGCTACCAAG GTGAAGCAAGTATTCAACGATCGACGACAGACGAACGTCAAAGGCATCGACAGAAGTTACCCCCTCGAGCCACTTGacaataaaacgagaaagcaACCGATAAGCAATGGCATCGGCAATTCGAGGAACAATGGTTTGACCGTCAATCGACAATCCATTACTGTAAAACGCGTAACGCGTTCCGACGTAAACAGCAATGTTAACGATGGCAAACCTATCGTTTCTTATCACGAAGAGATCGCAAGGGAATCATCATCTTCGCGTGACGTACCTTCGAACGAGTCACGTAAAGAGGACGACGTGGAAGTGTTCGGTAACGAAAATCGTACGACTCATTACGTTAATGGAAATTATCCTGATCAG ATACAAATCCGAGAGATCATGGACGAGGACACGATTCAAAGAAATCGAATGATGGCGAAGCTACATTTGATGCAATACGACGAGACGTTGAAGTATCGCGTTAAAAATGATCTCGAGAGCGAAGAATTTCCGGAAGATCTCTTGGTCGAAGTAACCGACAAAGTACCGAAGAGAACTGTCAGCAAGAAGTTATCTCAAGCCGAGGCACGCTTGGAACGATTCAAGAATATGAATGCCAAACGAAATAATGCTAGCAAACTTTCAAATTCGACGACTACAGGGGGCAAGAAACGATCGGAACCATTGCTCCCAGCACGAACGACTTCGAg AGACGGCAGCAATGGCGTAACGACGAGTGCAACGACCACGAAGACGAAAACAGGACATGTCAgggagaaacgatcgaataagTCTAAAACTGAAAAAACTAGAGTAAAATACGGTCAAGAGCCATTTGAAAAATCGAAGACAGAGGAAgctaaatcgaagaaaatacgatACGATAGAAAAACCGGCACGTCTGCGGGAAGCTCCatatttcaaaagagaaaagccgATGTCCCTACCGTAGACGAAACGATATATCGTAGAGATAGCCCAAGATTCTTTTCTAAGGAATCGGAGAAATCTGCTACGAAGATATCTATCGATACGTTGGACATCTCGACGCGTACATCGAAACCTTCCTCGAATACGAAACGACCAGTCGCCAGTCCAAAAGTTTTTCTTAGAAAACTCAACAATTTTCCCATCGCTCGAAGCAACAACGATAAACGTTCTTACAAAAGAGAAGCATCCACTTTTTCGCCTTATCGTAGACGATCCGAAAGTTCAACCACGACAAGCGTGGAATCTAAACATAGTCCTTCTCCGGAATTAATCAGTATCGTAGAAAAACGTGATACAAGTCCTGAATTTTTCTGCGTTGAAACTGAAAAATCCGCTACAACGATGAGTCTTAAACCAAGACGAAAGAGTACCGACGAGGACAAACGCGATGGTATCATCTCGAGTAAAgattttcaatcgaatatGTTTGAAAAGATGATCGCCAAACAAAGTCCATCGTATTTAAAACTGGAACGTAAAATTCGTAAGTCATCAGATAGTTCCGATATTTCTAACAAGAGTTTCAACTTCGAATTAAAGTCACCAAGagattcgataaataatttacgatcTATACAACTTATTCGTAACGTTATGAAAAGACAAAATGCGGGACAAGAAGATACGAAGGATCAAAATCGTTCAAAAAttgattcgataaaatattccaGTATTTCGTCGAAAACGAAGGAGAACAAGCGAGACGATAGTAAAGTATCAGTCAATAAAAAATCTCCCGTTgatactattaaaaaatcttttcttaaaatagATCTGAAAGATACTACCGATTTAAAGAACGCATCAAGTAATCGCGGACGTAAACTTTCGTTAAAGACTACCGACACGAATCTACAATCAAGTCCAAAGAGTCCAAAGAGTCCAAAAAGCACGAAAAGTTTCACGCCGACCGAAGTAGATACCGAAATTCAAGAAATTACGATGACCGATCAACACATGCGTTACGACGATAATACGtccaaaaggaaagaaaaaaaagatattaaaaaattgatgacGGACGAAACTTATTCGAAGTCGAGTgggaaaaagttaaaaaatagcGACAAGATAAGATCGGCAAATCTCTTTACTTATCCCATTCGCAGAgaaggtaaaaaaaggaattccGTATTAGAGTCGAATATATTTCATCGTACGAACGAAACCGACGAAGTTCAAACGTTTCAGGAAAGTAATCGATCATTAAACGAAAAGTCATGGAAAAaacaagagatagaaagtatAGATCTGAAAGGTTTGACGAGTTCGAAGTCGAGCAAAAGGCATTTGTCCAAGAACGAGAAGATAATTGTTTCTGTTCCTAAACGACGAAACAGTAAAGATTTGAAAGCCATTAAAAATGAATCTTTACGATCGAAAACTTCGTCGCTTTGCTCGAACGAGGACAGAATGTCGAAGAATCGAAGTACTAATGTAAGTTTGAAAGACATAACTTTCGATGAATCGAGGAAGGAAATTCGAGAGAGAAGTACCTCCCCTTTATACAAACGAGTTCTTCAAAGTCCGACGGAACAAATTAAAAGTGAAGGCGCGAAAGAAGAATTGCTACGATCTACCGAACTTATACGACGCGTAATAAAGGCTCAACATTCTGATAAGCAAGAAATGAGTAACTTGAAGTTTACAGAATCAGTTACAAAAAATGAATCCAACGATATATATTCCAATAGAATTTTGATGATATCGTCACCGACAAATACAAATTACTATGGAAGAACCGATTCCATAGAATCCGCTCTCAAacgtttcgattcgatcggtGCAGAATCTGAATATCAAGACACGATAGGACGTGATTGCGTGGACGGTATAACGCACGATTTATCATCTAAAATCAATGTCGAAAAGATATCAACGACGATCTCGAGCGAGCCGAAAGAatctataaaaacaaaagcaaGGAGCAAAAGGTTAGAATCATCGCAAGTTAAaatggatcgatcgaaatttgatTCTAAAAGGAAGAATACAAACGGTAGCATACTTAAGAAATCTCCAGGTCATTCgagaaaaatacttttaacgAAGATAGATTCTTTACGGGAAGGTCGtattaaaggaaagaaaatagcgGAAGCGAAAGACTCGATGAAGATTGCTCGAACTCCAAAATCACGATCTCCAATTTGCAAACGCAAACTTTTTCACGATCCGggttttgaaaaagaaaacgagcgTGTGTGTACTAGCTCCGTAAACTATCCGTTTCACAAACAGAAaacaaatgattttcttaGGAGATCCATGGAAATTTCTACGagggagaataaaaaaaaacacgaagaGGAGGATTGTACGCTTCTAGTAAAGCCATTACGTTCTATCGAGGACATACGAAAATCCATCCTATCTGATAGTAGCGGAACGACGGTAGTAGCATTGACACAAATAACCAATATCGATCCCGCGAGACAAGCCGAAATGGGGTCAGCGAttgcaaatgaaattttaaaggCTTCGACGAAGTCCGAAAGGCAGTCGCGAATTGTCGTCGACAGTGACcctctaaataaaaaaaggtttccttcgaacgatcgatcgaagaataatTCTCACCTACGAGATTATGGAAAGATTTTATCTAAGAACTCGATGCGTTTTGGTAGGATTACGAAAAGTCCGAGTCCCGACTCGACAAATTCGAAAAAATCTTCGGATAACGATTGTCGTACGATCGTGACTAGAAGAAGCGTTCCTTCCTCACCTTCGAAGAGTCCAGATATTTTACCTAGA CGTGTCTCGACCGAGTCTAAGACTCAAGAAACGAAGCCATCGATAAAAGCGAGCTTCGTGAAAGCTTCGGATTCGATCACGTCTAAAAGATCAGCGACGAGAGCGGATGTTCCTAACGTCTTTCAGAACGGTTTACATTTGCAGGAACAGATCGTCGAAAGGAAGGAACAAAACGATGTACCGAAGAAATGTCAGGCGTTTACGATCGACTTCGAGGAACGATCGTTCTCGAAGAGTAACGATAGTACGGATTCCAAAAGGCCATTGGCCAAAAAGCAATCGATGGAA aAACAGCAAACATCATCGGCCACATCGGGGAGACCGACGTCCTCGACCTCGTCCGCTTCCAGCGGCAATACAACGCAGGCTCACATTTCCAACTCGAAAGGAAGAATGGCTACGAGAGCGAGGACTCCGATCAGCGCTTCACCAACCTCCAAAGGACATTCTGCTAAAGGTGGAACCAGTCAAAATACCAc AGAGAACCTTATCGCCTGCAAGGTGTGCGGACGTCGATTCGCTCAAGATCGCGTGAACCTCCATGAGCAGATATGCGCGAAAACtatgcaaaagaaaaggaaacaattcGACACGACCATGTACAGAGTTAAAGGGACCGAATTAGAATCATTCGTAAAGAAGAGCTCCAAGAAAAGCGAT TTGAAACCGAAGAAGCCAGAGGTGAAGTCGAATTGGCGACGTAAGCACGAAGAGTTCATAAATGCGATTCGCTCGGCGAAGCAAGTTCAGGCACATCTGGCGGCAGGTGGACGATTGAGTGACCTTCCACCACCACCGGTCAGCGACACCAGCGACTACATTCAATGTCCGCATTGTGGCAGGAAGTTCAACCAAGCGGCAGCGGAGCGTCACATTCCGAAGTGCGAGCACATGCTGCACAACAAGCCCTCTTCACGTCCACCACCACCACGACCGAGGCGTTAA
- the LOC127065698 gene encoding uncharacterized protein LOC127065698 isoform X3: MEDNRSEVRRQKVKGYSDLVEKFIVCWQDRTEEKNNHDTIVKNKSNKRTKIESIMSKQLANRAIPMDLQTSSNFHELASFPTNLTNGVKSPENARFQQKQLQEKEQKLLQLYDQQQQRAYQVAQRGSSGSNGSGQGSSTVNHHHQIVTRTSSSGHMTSTSQATKVKQVFNDRRQTNVKGIDRSYPLEPLDNKTRKQPISNGIGNSRNNGLTVNRQSITVKRVTRSDVNSNVNDGKPIVSYHEEIARESSSSRDVPSNESRKEDDVEVFGNENRTTHYVNGNYPDQIQIREIMDEDTIQRNRMMAKLHLMQYDETLKYRVKNDLESEEFPEDLLVEVTDKVPKRTVSKKLSQAEARLERFKNMNAKRNNASKLSNSTTTGGKKRSEPLLPARTTSRDGSNGVTTSATTTKTKTGHVREKRSNKSKTEKTRVKYGQEPFEKSKTEEAKSKKIRYDRKTGTSAGSSIFQKRKADVPTVDETIYRRDSPRFFSKESEKSATKISIDTLDISTRTSKPSSNTKRPVASPKVFLRKLNNFPIARSNNDKRSYKREASTFSPYRRRSESSTTTSVESKHSPSPELISIVEKRDTSPEFFCVETEKSATTMSLKPRRKSTDEDKRDGIISSKDFQSNMFEKMIAKQSPSYLKLERKIRKSSDSSDISNKSFNFELKSPRDSINNLRSIQLIRNVMKRQNAGQEDTKDQNRSKIDSIKYSSISSKTKENKRDDSKVSVNKKSPVDTIKKSFLKIDLKDTTDLKNASSNRGRKLSLKTTDTNLQSSPKSPKSPKSTKSFTPTEVDTEIQEITMTDQHMRYDDNTSKRKEKKDIKKLMTDETYSKSSGKKLKNSDKIRSANLFTYPIRREGKKRNSVLESNIFHRTNETDEVQTFQESNRSLNEKSWKKQEIESIDLKGLTSSKSSKRHLSKNEKIIVSVPKRRNSKDLKAIKNESLRSKTSSLCSNEDRMSKNRSTNVSLKDITFDESRKEIRERSTSPLYKRVLQSPTEQIKSEGAKEELLRSTELIRRVIKAQHSDKQEMSNLKFTESVTKNESNDIYSNRILMISSPTNTNYYGRTDSIESALKRFDSIGAESEYQDTIGRDCVDGITHDLSSKINVEKISTTISSEPKESIKTKARSKRLESSQVKMDRSKFDSKRKNTNGSILKKSPGHSRKILLTKIDSLREGRIKGKKIAEAKDSMKIARTPKSRSPICKRKLFHDPGFEKENERVCTSSVNYPFHKQKTNDFLRRSMEISTRENKKKHEEEDCTLLVKPLRSIEDIRKSILSDSSGTTVVALTQITNIDPARQAEMGSAIANEILKASTKSERQSRIVVDSDPLNKKRFPSNDRSKNNSHLRDYGKILSKNSMRFGRITKSPSPDSTNSKKSSDNDCRTIVTRRSVPSSPSKSPDILPREQIVERKEQNDVPKKCQAFTIDFEERSFSKSNDSTDSKRPLAKKQSMEKQQTSSATSGRPTSSTSSASSGNTTQAHISNSKGRMATRARTPISASPTSKGHSAKGGTSQNTTENLIACKVCGRRFAQDRVNLHEQICAKTMQKKRKQFDTTMYRVKGTELESFVKKSSKKSDLKPKKPEVKSNWRRKHEEFINAIRSAKQVQAHLAAGGRLSDLPPPPVSDTSDYIQCPHCGRKFNQAAAERHIPKCEHMLHNKPSSRPPPPRPRR, from the exons ATGGAGGACAATCGGTCAGAAGTGCGAAGACAAAAGGTCAAGGGGTATAGCGACTTGGTGGAGAAATTTATTGTCTGTTGGCAAGATCGtaccgaagaaaaaaataatcacgataccatcgttaaaaataaatccaataaacgaacgaaaatcgaatcgatcatGTCGAAGCAACTTGCCAATCGTGCCATACCGATGGATCTGCAAACGTCATCGAACTTTCATGAACTTGCTTCCTTTCCTACAAATCTGACCAACGGAGTAAAGTCTCCGGAAAAT GCCCGCTTTCAACAGAAGCAGCTGCAGGAGAAGGAACAGAAATTACTGCAGCTTTACGACCAACAACAGCAGAGGGCATATCAGGTGGCACAAAGAGGCAGCTCAGGATCGAATGGCTCTGGCCAAGGGAGCTCAACGGTTAACCACCATCACCAGATTGTTACAAGGACTTCTTCCTCCGGTCACATGACCTCGACCTCGCAAGCTACCAAG GTGAAGCAAGTATTCAACGATCGACGACAGACGAACGTCAAAGGCATCGACAGAAGTTACCCCCTCGAGCCACTTGacaataaaacgagaaagcaACCGATAAGCAATGGCATCGGCAATTCGAGGAACAATGGTTTGACCGTCAATCGACAATCCATTACTGTAAAACGCGTAACGCGTTCCGACGTAAACAGCAATGTTAACGATGGCAAACCTATCGTTTCTTATCACGAAGAGATCGCAAGGGAATCATCATCTTCGCGTGACGTACCTTCGAACGAGTCACGTAAAGAGGACGACGTGGAAGTGTTCGGTAACGAAAATCGTACGACTCATTACGTTAATGGAAATTATCCTGATCAG ATACAAATCCGAGAGATCATGGACGAGGACACGATTCAAAGAAATCGAATGATGGCGAAGCTACATTTGATGCAATACGACGAGACGTTGAAGTATCGCGTTAAAAATGATCTCGAGAGCGAAGAATTTCCGGAAGATCTCTTGGTCGAAGTAACCGACAAAGTACCGAAGAGAACTGTCAGCAAGAAGTTATCTCAAGCCGAGGCACGCTTGGAACGATTCAAGAATATGAATGCCAAACGAAATAATGCTAGCAAACTTTCAAATTCGACGACTACAGGGGGCAAGAAACGATCGGAACCATTGCTCCCAGCACGAACGACTTCGAg AGACGGCAGCAATGGCGTAACGACGAGTGCAACGACCACGAAGACGAAAACAGGACATGTCAgggagaaacgatcgaataagTCTAAAACTGAAAAAACTAGAGTAAAATACGGTCAAGAGCCATTTGAAAAATCGAAGACAGAGGAAgctaaatcgaagaaaatacgatACGATAGAAAAACCGGCACGTCTGCGGGAAGCTCCatatttcaaaagagaaaagccgATGTCCCTACCGTAGACGAAACGATATATCGTAGAGATAGCCCAAGATTCTTTTCTAAGGAATCGGAGAAATCTGCTACGAAGATATCTATCGATACGTTGGACATCTCGACGCGTACATCGAAACCTTCCTCGAATACGAAACGACCAGTCGCCAGTCCAAAAGTTTTTCTTAGAAAACTCAACAATTTTCCCATCGCTCGAAGCAACAACGATAAACGTTCTTACAAAAGAGAAGCATCCACTTTTTCGCCTTATCGTAGACGATCCGAAAGTTCAACCACGACAAGCGTGGAATCTAAACATAGTCCTTCTCCGGAATTAATCAGTATCGTAGAAAAACGTGATACAAGTCCTGAATTTTTCTGCGTTGAAACTGAAAAATCCGCTACAACGATGAGTCTTAAACCAAGACGAAAGAGTACCGACGAGGACAAACGCGATGGTATCATCTCGAGTAAAgattttcaatcgaatatGTTTGAAAAGATGATCGCCAAACAAAGTCCATCGTATTTAAAACTGGAACGTAAAATTCGTAAGTCATCAGATAGTTCCGATATTTCTAACAAGAGTTTCAACTTCGAATTAAAGTCACCAAGagattcgataaataatttacgatcTATACAACTTATTCGTAACGTTATGAAAAGACAAAATGCGGGACAAGAAGATACGAAGGATCAAAATCGTTCAAAAAttgattcgataaaatattccaGTATTTCGTCGAAAACGAAGGAGAACAAGCGAGACGATAGTAAAGTATCAGTCAATAAAAAATCTCCCGTTgatactattaaaaaatcttttcttaaaatagATCTGAAAGATACTACCGATTTAAAGAACGCATCAAGTAATCGCGGACGTAAACTTTCGTTAAAGACTACCGACACGAATCTACAATCAAGTCCAAAGAGTCCAAAGAGTCCAAAAAGCACGAAAAGTTTCACGCCGACCGAAGTAGATACCGAAATTCAAGAAATTACGATGACCGATCAACACATGCGTTACGACGATAATACGtccaaaaggaaagaaaaaaaagatattaaaaaattgatgacGGACGAAACTTATTCGAAGTCGAGTgggaaaaagttaaaaaatagcGACAAGATAAGATCGGCAAATCTCTTTACTTATCCCATTCGCAGAgaaggtaaaaaaaggaattccGTATTAGAGTCGAATATATTTCATCGTACGAACGAAACCGACGAAGTTCAAACGTTTCAGGAAAGTAATCGATCATTAAACGAAAAGTCATGGAAAAaacaagagatagaaagtatAGATCTGAAAGGTTTGACGAGTTCGAAGTCGAGCAAAAGGCATTTGTCCAAGAACGAGAAGATAATTGTTTCTGTTCCTAAACGACGAAACAGTAAAGATTTGAAAGCCATTAAAAATGAATCTTTACGATCGAAAACTTCGTCGCTTTGCTCGAACGAGGACAGAATGTCGAAGAATCGAAGTACTAATGTAAGTTTGAAAGACATAACTTTCGATGAATCGAGGAAGGAAATTCGAGAGAGAAGTACCTCCCCTTTATACAAACGAGTTCTTCAAAGTCCGACGGAACAAATTAAAAGTGAAGGCGCGAAAGAAGAATTGCTACGATCTACCGAACTTATACGACGCGTAATAAAGGCTCAACATTCTGATAAGCAAGAAATGAGTAACTTGAAGTTTACAGAATCAGTTACAAAAAATGAATCCAACGATATATATTCCAATAGAATTTTGATGATATCGTCACCGACAAATACAAATTACTATGGAAGAACCGATTCCATAGAATCCGCTCTCAAacgtttcgattcgatcggtGCAGAATCTGAATATCAAGACACGATAGGACGTGATTGCGTGGACGGTATAACGCACGATTTATCATCTAAAATCAATGTCGAAAAGATATCAACGACGATCTCGAGCGAGCCGAAAGAatctataaaaacaaaagcaaGGAGCAAAAGGTTAGAATCATCGCAAGTTAAaatggatcgatcgaaatttgatTCTAAAAGGAAGAATACAAACGGTAGCATACTTAAGAAATCTCCAGGTCATTCgagaaaaatacttttaacgAAGATAGATTCTTTACGGGAAGGTCGtattaaaggaaagaaaatagcgGAAGCGAAAGACTCGATGAAGATTGCTCGAACTCCAAAATCACGATCTCCAATTTGCAAACGCAAACTTTTTCACGATCCGggttttgaaaaagaaaacgagcgTGTGTGTACTAGCTCCGTAAACTATCCGTTTCACAAACAGAAaacaaatgattttcttaGGAGATCCATGGAAATTTCTACGagggagaataaaaaaaaacacgaagaGGAGGATTGTACGCTTCTAGTAAAGCCATTACGTTCTATCGAGGACATACGAAAATCCATCCTATCTGATAGTAGCGGAACGACGGTAGTAGCATTGACACAAATAACCAATATCGATCCCGCGAGACAAGCCGAAATGGGGTCAGCGAttgcaaatgaaattttaaaggCTTCGACGAAGTCCGAAAGGCAGTCGCGAATTGTCGTCGACAGTGACcctctaaataaaaaaaggtttccttcgaacgatcgatcgaagaataatTCTCACCTACGAGATTATGGAAAGATTTTATCTAAGAACTCGATGCGTTTTGGTAGGATTACGAAAAGTCCGAGTCCCGACTCGACAAATTCGAAAAAATCTTCGGATAACGATTGTCGTACGATCGTGACTAGAAGAAGCGTTCCTTCCTCACCTTCGAAGAGTCCAGATATTTTACCTAGA GAACAGATCGTCGAAAGGAAGGAACAAAACGATGTACCGAAGAAATGTCAGGCGTTTACGATCGACTTCGAGGAACGATCGTTCTCGAAGAGTAACGATAGTACGGATTCCAAAAGGCCATTGGCCAAAAAGCAATCGATGGAA aAACAGCAAACATCATCGGCCACATCGGGGAGACCGACGTCCTCGACCTCGTCCGCTTCCAGCGGCAATACAACGCAGGCTCACATTTCCAACTCGAAAGGAAGAATGGCTACGAGAGCGAGGACTCCGATCAGCGCTTCACCAACCTCCAAAGGACATTCTGCTAAAGGTGGAACCAGTCAAAATACCAc AGAGAACCTTATCGCCTGCAAGGTGTGCGGACGTCGATTCGCTCAAGATCGCGTGAACCTCCATGAGCAGATATGCGCGAAAACtatgcaaaagaaaaggaaacaattcGACACGACCATGTACAGAGTTAAAGGGACCGAATTAGAATCATTCGTAAAGAAGAGCTCCAAGAAAAGCGAT TTGAAACCGAAGAAGCCAGAGGTGAAGTCGAATTGGCGACGTAAGCACGAAGAGTTCATAAATGCGATTCGCTCGGCGAAGCAAGTTCAGGCACATCTGGCGGCAGGTGGACGATTGAGTGACCTTCCACCACCACCGGTCAGCGACACCAGCGACTACATTCAATGTCCGCATTGTGGCAGGAAGTTCAACCAAGCGGCAGCGGAGCGTCACATTCCGAAGTGCGAGCACATGCTGCACAACAAGCCCTCTTCACGTCCACCACCACCACGACCGAGGCGTTAA